TGCCATTTTCTGCTCGCTTCCACTCTCAGATTTTCTTGTAGGTTCTTGCTGAATGATGTAATATCCTAATGCAAGAGGTTCATGTGAGTTTAAGCTTAGGGAATTTAGGGATTTGTGTTATTTGGATTGAATATTTGAGAGACAGGTTTAAAGGAATTCTTGTTtatgtaaaatgcaaatgaaattaattattaatcatGGTTCGAAATTTTTATGCATTAACTAAAAGAAtagtgtttattttaataaaaattattttgaaataaaaaatttgaatttgaaataaaggAGGTATAgttaataagaaattaaaaatagtaaaatagtaGAATAGTAAAATCAAATAACGAATACGATTCCTTATTGCCATGAGATGAGTCAGAGCGACTTATTCCTTCAGACTAAACTTAagtttgtataaataattaagaaaataaatattcttaaaaattacaaaaattagtGTAATGCGaataaaagaataaagaatattgttatttagatataaaaattacatatagtaaaatataatttaaaatgcttaaatCATGTTCCACTGAAATATTATatgctataattttttcaaaaataactTTAGAGTTCAGTATTTCATGAAGATGAAATGTGCCGTTGAGCCTCTTTAATTGATGGGATCTGTATGCTCTTAATATGCAGTGaatgaattgcaattaaataaagctTAATGGAaagcttaaataaaatagattaaATTATGCCAGGGACCACAACATGCGAATGAATACACTCGAGGTActtgcgagtgtgtgtggacGATTTTTATAGATATGCGGAAACCTTTTACAATTAAGCCTCTGGTCGTTGGGCCTATCAGTCAGTACATGATACGGCATAAGAGTGCGCGTTTcgatattatttcttttttatgtgaAAGGAAAAACTGCCGATGGAAATACGAAAATCAACACAAACAAGAGGCAACCAAacaagataaaaaaaaaaaacaaaacaaggaAGAGAGTCGccaactgcaattgcattcCCGTATTTACTTATCGTTGGAGAGATAACAATTGACTGCACAGTcagctcgtcgtcgtcgagcGCGGCGGCAGAAATATGAAATCCCTGTgaactttattaaaattatgaaaaagggaaaacacaaaaataataaaaaacgaaaaaaaacggAATGCCAAATTAAATGGGAAACAACTTTGTTGGCTGGGAATGGATGAAGAAGGCCAAGCGAATGGCTCTGGTCAAACTGTCTGTGGCAACAAAGGACACGCAACGGCCGTCGTCATCACACACAAAAGCGAGTCCTTTCTAGCGGCATATGCCACACAGGAACTGGAGAGTGTAAGAGAGTTGGTGGGTGAAGCAGCTGCCTCCTGTTATGCCAGTGAACAGGATGCAAAAGTGCAGTCGATTAACGTGCACCCCGAGAGTGAGAGTCCcaggcatcatcatcatcatcaccagctgTGAATGGCCCAGCAATTTTTGGGAGTATATGCATGTGGGTATGTAAGTGGGCGTGTCGTGTCTGCGGgcatatgcatttttattaaatttaataaagctgcaattaaacaatttacttttgttgcatttgtcgCGCCGAGCGAaatctgaaattaatttcattgtgGTTGCGCTGCCCAACGACGAAGCGACTTGTATTTGGAAAAGGGCAGTTTTCTCGACTggtaaataccctgtaaatatatgtaacagcGGTGGAGTTTAACCGATATACCTTGTTGGTATCGGTTGGCATTAGTAAGTCCATAGACACGAAGCTATCGGTATCATCAATCGTCAGTAGAGGATCATCAGTCCTAAGAAGTTGAACAGAGTCGTGAAAAGCAGAACAGTAGAAGCAGTAGTCGTCGGCCGTAACGAAATCAGTCGTCGGCAAGGAGCagtattatttaagtttattaaatattataattattaccaAACATTCATATTCTATATAATAAGcattacatacattttaaatataatacttgTAAAAGTGTTTTAACAACATTAAATTACGCATTGcaaaagtttatatatatttttgtatgtatataaaaagttttcttttaagtGTAAGCTACCCTCTTTGCATTATTCGCACGTGGTATAAACATGTAAATTTATGTACTGCTGCTCAGATGAGCATATGGAGCGTGTGTGGGAAGTGAGCTTCAAGGGAAGTTGTTAAAATGACAATATTTTATAGGCAAGTCAAAACGTACTagcaaattaaacaattacaCTGTACATGACATTTATTAAAGAACTATTTTTACAACCGCTAtccatatggtatatttttggtatatttgtagaataaggtcttattaaaaataggtagcgggtatctttcttgtttaattttatgtataataaatattataaatatattcgaAGTATACAACAAAGCATACAAGTAAAGACtctatatatttaaatctaattataaatttaacaatttgatcagcaatttctttatttatcaaatcaattcgtatatttttgtaattttaagaatatgtCTATGTcgtaaattaattacatttgtgtattaaaatacaacacggaaataatttatgaatataaatagatgataaatattatatgtcTACGTGATTTTCTGTGTCTTGATTGACTTGCTGTCCGAGCGCAAGAATTAAAAAATCACTAAtgtttaactatatatattcaaatctTCAACTCTTGAAAACTTGATGAGCAGGTTTCTACAAAGTTCTttattatataacatatatgtatattctaaACTATATTAAGTTAAGTATTGCTAAAAGTGATAAGTTAAAccacaataaatataattttaccTTTACAACTCTTCGCAGATTTTGCTGTACAGTGTAGAGCAATGAGGCGCAAAGATTATCAACTGGTGGACAATTAGCCACGGTGCATGACCGAAGTATAGTTggaccaaaacaaaacactgaGCAGTTGGGTTGGGGAAAATGCGTGAATTTGTGAGGTTGATGCGCTGCAGCACTTTCGGAGCTTCTGCCATCGTCATTGTGATTAGCTTGACCTGTGCACCAGCCGAGGAGCGTAACAAGTGGACAACGGTTAGcatgcaacgtgcaacgtaTGAGAGATGTGGCAGAGTCACAACTGATGGATTTGTGTACTGTTCTATAGGTCGACTGGCTGCGACAATTGAACTACACTCACGAGTTGCACAATGTGACCACCGACGATGGCtaccagttgcagttgcagcgtCTGCCCCAAGTTGGGGCACGCCCCGTGCTTCTGGTGCACGGACTGCTGAGCTCCTCGGTGGGTTGGCTTTGCCTGGGGCCCGACAGAAGTTTGGGTAAGCAAAAAGTGTGGGAGATAAGAGAGAAAAGAGATGGAGATGCTAAGTGTGACTGTGTTTTGATGCAGCGTTTCAGCTGCATCAGCGCAAGTACGATGTGTGGCTGGCGAATCTGCGTGGCATGTCGCCCTATGGCAGGCATCACATCGAGCTGACCGATGTCATGTCTGAGTTCTGGCGCTATAGTTTCCACGAGCATGGCGCATACGATTTGCCCGCCATAATTGACCACATTGTGGCGCTGCAAGCGCGTGAGAAGCACGACGATGTGGCCAACGAGGAGGAGcagaaagcaaagcaatcGCTGGCAGCGCATCGAGTTTTGCTAATTGGACACTCGCAGGTAAGCACAAAACTCCATCCTCCCCTGTATAGAGAGCATCATTCTAAATGTTGGTTCACTTTTGGCTCCTTTTAGGCATTCAATGCTTTCCTAGTGCTGTGCGCTTTGCATCCGCGATTCAATCAGCACATCCAGCTCATTCAGGCTTTGGCACCTCTAGCTCGACTGCATCACCAGGTGCGATTCGATCACACGCATGTGCGCGACATCATGAAGTTTGTCAAGGTAATTAGCATAGTTCCATATTTCGCTAATTATTTACGATTGTGAAGAGCAGCATATTGAGTAGatattaacaagtaagaaagctacagtcgagtgtgctctcTGTGACTGTgcgatacccgctacccattttgaataagagcaaaatagtgcggtataattcttaaaatataccaaattaatatactacaaaaatactaaaatgtactgAGAGTTATTGATATAGcacttcatttaaaatataccatcgggtacaaaatataccagagtcAGCCAAAACTACAAGACCTTATTGCAGTAATCGTTTTtcgccatacaaaagtatttccaaTTTTTCAGAGATTATACTTAAATACtgcagttattattgtatgtactaAATATAGCAACTCTAGCTTAAAAACTGCATAATATGGAGtgtattttgtaattagtAGCCTATATTTCTAGGAATGCTTTAAGTAATTGATATAACATGAACGAAAACgatattattttgaatgtaatatcAGAAAGTAAACTTGAATCGTTTTAGCAAATCTTCGCCCGTCATAGTATTTGAATACATATCTGtcctttttttgtatatagaaACTATATCTTGTATATTGTATCTTCTAGCTATTAACCTACATTGCGTGaatttttttactatataGCAGAGTTTTGGAACAAAATGTCTTTTCTTAACACATTTTAAAGAAAGCAATTGCTTTATCAACCAAGCCACAATATGTCTATTAAACCTGTCTACTGTAAacttaaacaaaaacttaaaaatactgtcaacaaacagaaaaaatattatgttttgtCTGTAGTATATTAAGCTTAGGATTACATTTTCATCCGTCTCCAAATCACTTCTCCAAGTTTTCTCAACTCAAAGATAAAACCAGTAAATGAAATCTGTTTAAGTTTAAGCTTGACTTTATTACTTTGGCTTATTAAAGTAGTTGGCCTTAACGAAGGGCATTCGCGTGATCTCCGCCTCGTAGAATTTCTCACGCACTTTGAGCTGCACTTGAGTGCCAGGTTTCTTCAGTTGCTCTTGCACATAGCCCATGGCAATGTTGCGACCCGTGCTGGGACTGGGGCAACCACTAGTCAACTGACCCACCTGCTGACCTCCACTAAAGATGCCAACTCCGGCACGAGCTGGCGGTGGCTTCGCACCAAGCATTTGCACGCCAACACGCCGCCGTTGGACGCCCTGCTTCAGTTGCTCCAGTATGCGCTGAGCTCCTGGAAAGTCGGAAGTGCTGCGACGTCGCTTGGCAACCAGCCAAGCGAGTGCCGCCTCCACGGGCGTAGTCTCTGCATTAATGTCGCTGCCATAGAGACAAAGACCTGCTTCCAGACGCAACGAGTCACGGGCACCGAGACTAGCCAGCTTCAGTTGACCGCCAGCGAGCAGCGCTTCAGTCAGCGACTCCACCTGAGAGGAGGGCACAGAGATCTCGACGCCATCCTCGCCCGTGTAGCCGCAACGTGTAATGCGCACATTGTTAATGCCAGCCAACTCAAAGAGCGCTGAGCGCATAAAGTAAAGTTGCTCGAAATCTTTAGGTTGCTTTAGAAGCTTGCTCAGCTCTTGGGCCACCTTTGGTCCTTGCACGGCGATAAGCGATTGATCCGAGGGGTTGAGAAACTCAATGGACACATCTTTGCCCTGGGATTTGTAGTGCGACTAAAGAGGCGAATTACAGAAAATTTGATTAGAAAGAGATGTTGAAAAAAGAACTTGAAAAATCAAGTATTTTAGGTTTGATGTAATCGGGGATTTAAAGTATGATTTAGTATtgattttttgaattattccTGTTTGAGGATTAGATtgacaaaatatacataaaatactaaacatgTTTTTGCTCATAGTTCAGTTAGTCAAGCTCTCGGGGATTCATTCTATGGACATGTGGTCTGAAGTCTTGGTCTTGGAAAAGTCATTAAACGATcctaatcaaataaaaataaaatttttagtatttaattctgAATCTAAGCATTTAAAAGAACGAAGTATTTTCGTAAATGTGTTAAACAAATCTggaatttttagtatattgactCCACTTTGAGTTTAAGTCTTCATATTTATCTCAGATTCTTTTTCTGTGTACTTACCACCGCATTGCTCATGATTTGCATATCCTGTTGCTTCATAGCTGCATTGGAGACCACATACAGCTGCTGCTCATTCACCTTGTTCACTATCAGATCATCCAGAATGCCGCCCTGCTCGTTGGTGAACACTGTCAAACTTCCACTTCCCGCGGGCATATCACGTATGTCCGCGGTGCAAATGGTTTCGAGACATGCCGCCGCATCCTTGCCCCGCACAAACGTCTGCAGCATGTGCGACACATCGAAGATGGAGCCAACACTTCGTGTATAGAGATGGGAGGCAATAATGCTCTGATCTGAGTACTGCACAGGCAAGGCATAGCCACCGAAGTTGACAATCTTGCCGCCTTTACGCACATGGAAATCATAGAGCGCTGTGCGTTCGCCTTCGCCCGCTGTGGAGGAGGCGTGGCGTAGGGATAAAGAGAGCACTTTGTGCGCTTGCAGGCGGCTGCTTAGCTTCAACATCGTTGCGAGACTGAATCCGCTGTCAGCTGATAAGACAAACGCTGACATCGTTTGACATCATTGTCGGCTCTCAGCTTGGTGGAGACAACAAAATTTGCCTCTAATCGCAGTTCAGTTCAAAAATATCCGATAACCCCCCATAGAGCGCCGgctcttcttttcttttctctcatTCTCCATGTGTTCTGCTCTCTTCCTTCAGTGTTGTTGATCAGCTGTGTCTATTAATACACGCTATGgaatatttcgaaatatttattaaaagcttTATTTTGAGTTGTGAACTCAAGCTTTCAATCGGTGATTAGAAATAGTGcagttatatttatttaataatttaaaccCCTTATGCACACTTAATTTTTTGACCTTGGACTTTCGAAATTGGACAAAAAGGTAcccaaatattttatttaattcattcttttaacttcaattttataattaaatttcgaGGGTACAAAGGGACGCGAGCAATTAAGGCCTGTTGGCTGCATACTAAATTAATTGAGTTCTATAGaaagtaataaaattgaaagcatTTGCTGACCTGCCCTGatttttattctatatttCTTGCTTAAGATCACTCTTTCTCGAAATATTTCTTCTTTACAATGTAGTTTCTACACATTATAATAATCGAAGTCTATTTCTCCGAGTTTAAGAGAGATTATAACGCAAATGTTCGCTTTCGCCTCATATGTTTTAATCAGCTTGCAGTATTTTCGTACACCGCAAAAAGTGTTATCATATGTTGTTACTTGTGTTTAATTAATAGAAATGTAGTTTAATATAgtgcttttaaaatatatttatacattcaACCTAATATTGTTTTAACCATTCTTTTGATTAaggtatttaaattaattagtatattactttattttatttgttttggtttgaaattatagattaataattttaatgtatgttatacttttatacatatgtataattatatttaaaattaagaacaTATCTATTGTATTGCAAttagttaaaattaaatatatatggtaAGTGAAGATACAATTTCTAAGGGCGGTAAATATTAGCTATGTTGATTTATTAAcgctttaattatttcatacaattttattaaattatttgaaggtattaatattaaaacttatcaatatatattaagtGAAGGTACAATTTCTAAGGGCGGTAAATATTAGCTATGTTGATTTATTAAcgctttaattatttcatacaattttattaaattatttgaaggtattaatattaaaacttaTCAACAGAAACGCCAAAAGGCTAATAAATATGAGCTGTTTCCGCCAGGAGAACTGAAGAGAATGTGTCGCAAAAAGAAGGAACTCTGCGAGTATTACACTAAAAATCTAGTGGGAAGTGCACAAAGTAACAAGAAGGTAAACGATTAACTATACTAGACGAAGTATCagctgaaaatataaatattcaattacaGCTACTCGACATCTTCAACTATGATCATTTGCTGCAGGGTGGTTCAGCGAAAGAGTTGCGGCACTTGCAACAGATCTGGAAATCGGGTGACTTTATAGCCTACGACTATGGACCAATTGAGAATATGCAAGTGTATCACGGCGTTGAGGCGCTGTCCTATAATCTAAGTCAGATCAGTGTACCCATCATATTGTATTTTGGGGAAACCGATGCGATTGCCACGCCCCAAGGGGTGCACGATATCTACGCCCACATGTTGAGCACAGTGCAAAGTGTGCGACGCATTGCGGCAACCAAATTTAATCACTTTGATTTTCTGCTTTCGTCAGAGGTTAAAACATTGGTTAATGACAAACTGATTGAGCTAATGGAAAAATTTCTCGAAGGTAATTTGCCCTATGTAATTGAATGAGAGACAGAGGAGGAGAAGATGGGGGTAAGGGGACAACAAGTGGTGCTAACTAAGTAATTGGGCTTTGGCAAAGCTCACATCAAAGGCGTCCATTGAGTCTCATTAAAAGTGCGAGCGGCCAAGCgaaatgttttatttgtcTTGGCAGCAAAGTGGCAATTATGTAATCGGCTCACAGCTgaccaaaaaagaaacaacaacaaagacacagtatataaaacagaaataaaaaactgaATACTAAAAGCctcacaacaaaaatatgtgaCAAACTGATGTCTGGGTCCCAAcacttttactttcttttgATTGCCCACTTAAAAGGCAAACgcacaaaacatttatttgttagtgctttttttcttttattttttgtttgtggttgAGGttgtcttttaatttttttcatcgCCTATTTGACCCACAATAGACGACACAACTGTGGTAACGGTGGCTAAGCCAAAAAGGTTATTAAGCCATTTCGCTTGAAACCTGGCCAAAAAGAAGGCACAGCACACACAATAgactaataataatttacatcTATTACTGAAAATGCACACAAATGGGCAATAATTAAATGGAATTGATAACTTATCTAACTATTATGACTTGgctatttttgtaaatattattaaagacTTCCGTATTAATTATATGCTTACATTCAagtataaaattgtttttcaatttaatttaattttgaataaatttcacataaagattacatttttaatacctaatttttgtttaacataTAACGTATTTAATTCCATATTTGTTATAAGCAAATTGACATTTAAATCAATGATAATATTGAATCAACTGATTTATATTATGTGGCATTTAATTAACTCGTTTAATTCgttcaatatttatgttttaaaaaCGCAGCGTCATTGTCGTCTCGAActctacatttttattgctctGTAAACACTTTCTCATTTATCACCGAAGCTTACACAATTTTGTGTCTTACATTGTAATCACTTATTACAACATTTCACACTGCAAGGTGACCTCATTTCGAAGTAGCACAATTTGTAGGTGTAAAGCACACAAAGCGAGGTTTCACTGTAGCTATCTGTTGTCTGCAGTTCTTCGTTGATAGCAACGCACTACGCATCGCAATGTCTTTTTCTCCACCCTTTCTTTCACAGTctgtcattttaattatttatggcaATCATATGATCGACTTTTAAATACCCTTGAAGTAGAGATATAAAAGTATCTGAGTGGGACAGATCTAAATGTTTGCAAAAATTCGAATACATTAAAAGCTAAATGTAAGAtatgatttatgatttatgtgGAATTTGTAATACATATTAATAGAAGGTACAGAAAATTTGTATCTTTCGTGTAACAAATATTCCCaaaacttatattttatatattattcagttatttatttaacccATAACGTGAAAAACTTAAATTCTGCAGTAATGATGAGATGTAGAGACCAAATTTGTAAAGTTTGGTAgatgtttttataaaaaatttaacaaaatatagtaTGTTAGCCTAAAAGATGAAGAAGTATCTATAAGATAtagtgaaatatttattaatattaagttataaaaagtataaaattgtattagaTATTTATGtaactataatatatatagggtatattttaaaattaaaaccgAAGGgcgagcaaaacaaaatcaaatgcaCGCGTATTGTGATAATCGCTGtagtgttgttgtcgttgtttttgttgttgttgtcattgttattgtttgctCGCTGATCGAAAGTTTTCGGCATTCTTTGTAAGCGCGGAAGTTCGAAGCGCGTTGCCgggtttttggttttcggtTTCAGTTGCGTCCGCGACGTTCAACGCTAAAGTTGACCAAGCAAGTGGAAGATTCCCCAACCGGATTTCACTTTATGCATTGATTtcgatttaattttgaaaacgaTTCAAATTGGAGTATTGAAATGGGAAGACGTTGGCTATTGGCTTTAGGTTTATGCCTGCTGATCAGCAGGACGCAGGCGCAGTTTGGTGGCGAGGAGGATGAGGAAGAGgacgaagaggaggaggaagaagaaTGGAGCAGTGAAGATGAAACAGCCGAGGAGAAATTGCAACGCAAAAACATCAAACAAGACTCAAACCTAACTGTGGTATGAAACAGCTCAAAAGATTAATGACTAGCAGACATAGAGAGAAATTtacacatttgcatttcatcAACAGGATAAATTAATTGCCAAATATGGCTATGAGGCGGAAGTGCATCATGTGACCACCGAGGATGGCTACATTCTAACAATGCATCGCATACGCAATCAGAATGCTCAACCCTTTCTGCTGCAGCATGGACTCGTTGATAGCTCGGCGGGTTTCGTTGTCATGGGTCCCAATGTGAGTCTGGGTAAGTGATTAATGACACTGTTGGTCAAGTGATTACTACAACTCACACTCTCTCTGGGTGTCTCTTTGCAGCATACTTACTTGCCGACCACAAGTACGATGTCTGGCTGGGAAATGCTCGTGGAAATCGTTACTCGAGAAATCACACCACACTCGATCCGGATGAGTCCAAGTTTTGGGATTTTAGCTGGCATGAGATTGGTATGTACGATCTGCCAGCCATGATTGACTACATTCTAAAGTCGACGGGCTTCAAGAAGCTGCAGTACGCCGGACACTCTCAGGGCTGCACCGCATTCTTTGTCATGTGCTCCATGCGTCCGGCTTACAACGAGAAGGTCATCTCCATGCAGGCGATGGCACCGGCTGTTTATGCCAAGGAAACCAGCGGTCATCCTTACATACGCGCCATCAGCTTGTACTTTAATGTGAGTAGTCGGGAAAAGACGGAAAATTCTGTTTGTCAGTCTATCCATCCATAGAAAGAGCTTTCATCcagaaaatttataatattccTTTTAGTTCAACGACTTGATTTGTTCCGCATCTCATTATtacttttgcatttaaaaactAAGCAAGTGtttatttcgtatttaaaGTCTAGCTTACATTGAAGTATAGACTTGgaagttttttttaacaaattaagcaattttaaattgacaaTTACATTAGGTTAGGTTAAGCTGGCTACCCTTTAGAGGAGCAGAGCATAGGAGGTCCGTAGCTATACATGTAAGAAT
This DNA window, taken from Drosophila nasuta strain 15112-1781.00 chromosome 2L, ASM2355853v1, whole genome shotgun sequence, encodes the following:
- the LOC132797384 gene encoding lipase 1, coding for MREFVRLMRCSTFGASAIVIVISLTCAPAEERNKWTTVDWLRQLNYTHELHNVTTDDGYQLQLQRLPQVGARPVLLVHGLLSSSVGWLCLGPDRSLAFQLHQRKYDVWLANLRGMSPYGRHHIELTDVMSEFWRYSFHEHGAYDLPAIIDHIVALQAREKHDDVANEEEQKAKQSLAAHRVLLIGHSQAFNAFLVLCALHPRFNQHIQLIQALAPLARLHHQVRFDHTHVRDIMKFVKKRQKANKYELFPPGELKRMCRKKKELCEYYTKNLVGSAQSNKKLLDIFNYDHLLQGGSAKELRHLQQIWKSGDFIAYDYGPIENMQVYHGVEALSYNLSQISVPIILYFGETDAIATPQGVHDIYAHMLSTVQSVRRIAATKFNHFDFLLSSEVKTLVNDKLIELMEKFLEGNLPYVIE
- the LOC132791820 gene encoding lipase 1, producing the protein MGRRWLLALGLCLLISRTQAQFGGEEDEEEDEEEEEEEWSSEDETAEEKLQRKNIKQDSNLTVDKLIAKYGYEAEVHHVTTEDGYILTMHRIRNQNAQPFLLQHGLVDSSAGFVVMGPNVSLAYLLADHKYDVWLGNARGNRYSRNHTTLDPDESKFWDFSWHEIGMYDLPAMIDYILKSTGFKKLQYAGHSQGCTAFFVMCSMRPAYNEKVISMQAMAPAVYAKETSGHPYIRAISLYFNSLVGSAITEMFNGEFRFLCRMTEETERLCIEAVFGIVGRNWNEFNRKMFPVVLGHYPAGVAAKQVKHFIQIIKTGRFAPYSYSSNKNMVLYREHLPPRYNLSLVTVPTFVYYSTNDLLCHPTDVESMCDDLGNVTGKYLVPMKEFNHMDFLWAIDVRKQLYNRMLQVLGKRPQGKDAEGEELSTMDVERSRTHRRRGRASW
- the LOC132797318 gene encoding aminomethyltransferase, mitochondrial, which encodes MLKLSSRLQAHKVLSLSLRHASSTAGEGERTALYDFHVRKGGKIVNFGGYALPVQYSDQSIIASHLYTRSVGSIFDVSHMLQTFVRGKDAAACLETICTADIRDMPAGSGSLTVFTNEQGGILDDLIVNKVNEQQLYVVSNAAMKQQDMQIMSNAVSHYKSQGKDVSIEFLNPSDQSLIAVQGPKVAQELSKLLKQPKDFEQLYFMRSALFELAGINNVRITRCGYTGEDGVEISVPSSQVESLTEALLAGGQLKLASLGARDSLRLEAGLCLYGSDINAETTPVEAALAWLVAKRRRSTSDFPGAQRILEQLKQGVQRRRVGVQMLGAKPPPARAGVGIFSGGQQVGQLTSGCPSPSTGRNIAMGYVQEQLKKPGTQVQLKVREKFYEAEITRMPFVKANYFNKPK